A genomic segment from Nicotiana tabacum cultivar K326 chromosome 7, ASM71507v2, whole genome shotgun sequence encodes:
- the LOC107784665 gene encoding F-box/kelch-repeat protein At3g23880-like produces the protein MVNSSGIFVKGKLYWTSVASVHELNDYSRCNIICFDLANETWGMVEQPNYREEKFSLMPGIFGSDLVVTCNHEGSHSDVWVMNDYGVEAFWTKMFTINCPDDPGNYVHYRPFAMSFSPPICQSNKGEILLLYRSTFMINNPKDDSIRQPEVTKFESCFEAEIYVESLVSPSLVADWGHDNHED, from the coding sequence ATGGTAAATAGTTCAGGTATATTTGTTAAAGGGAAGCTTTATTGGACATCAGTTGCTAGTGTTCATGAGCTCAATGACTATAGTAGATGCAACATCATTTGTTTTGATTTAGCAAATGAGACATGGGGAATGGTGGAGCAGCCCAATTATAGAGAAGAAAAATTTAGTTTGATGCCGGGAATTTTTGGAAGTGATCTTGTCGTGACTTGTAACCATGAGGGAAGTCATTCTGATGTGTGGGTTATGAATGATTATGGAGTTGAAGCATTCTGGACAAAGATGTTCACCATTAACTGTCCTGATGATCCTGGGAATTATGTCCATTATCGACCCTTTGCCATGTCATTTTCACCACCGATTTGCCAGTCAAATAAGGGTGAAATTTTACTTTTGTATCGGTCAACTTTTATGATAAACAATCCAAAGGATGATTCAATCAGACAACCAGAGGTTACTAAATTTGAGAGCTGTTTTGAAGCAGAAATCTATGTTGAAAGCCTTGTTAGTCCCTCGTTGGTTGCTGACTGGGGACACGATAACCATGAAGACTAA